The nucleotide sequence TGTACGCCTGTTTCTGACATTGTTTTTGCTAAAGCGTGCGAAGTTGGTTCCTCAATTATTTTGTCACAGACACAATAGGTAACCGGGATGCAAGCATCTCTACAAGTTCTTGCTAAGGGAATTGTCTGGAAGAGACTTATCCCACGAACCTTGCCTTCATGATAAGCAATAGATGGTCTTGAAAATCTCTGTTTCAAAACGTCAACTATAGTTTGATGAAGGTCAAAATGGGTTGTTAGTCTGTTTGTATTCGCAAGCAACGATTCATGTACCGTCGCATGTCTTGCTTTGAGTTGTTCTGGTATAATCATTTGCAGCAATGGCATGCGATCTTCTAAATAGCCGACAGGTGTACGTCTTATTTTGCTGAGTCTATTTCCATGATCCCCAAAgatgatgaaaacaacattattgaGATGTCCTTCATTCTCCATCCACCGGAGAAAGTCATGCAAATCGTCATCGCCATATTGAAGATTTTTCTCAGTGTTGTGACATAAAACGTTGATCATGGACAAGGCAAAACGACGTTTCCCTTTATATAGATCCAAAAACTGCTTCAGATAATTGATTTGTAGTGAATGCCGTGACATACCATTATAACAATTATAGCTAATATatggatattttatttttttggcgtTTCTAAGGGCTAGCTGATATGGTCTCATGTAGTGGTCAGTGGGAGGATCCTGGAACCCTCCTTTAACGCGATTGAATGTATCCTCCATGTACGGCGTATCTTCAGCATAAAACGTTGCATAGCCTTTTTTAGAATAATTATTCCACATAAAGGGTAGTGTGTCCATGTATGGCATATTAGGTAAATCTACTTCAGACTCGTTCAACCCAGTCAGAAGCGGTATCATATTAGGAAAGGTGTTTTCTCCAACCTATAAATATACAACAAGAGCGGTAAAAAGTCACAAGATACTTCCATCGAATTGacctttctttaaaatgtgaacttAAAGAAACGAAATGCAAGAGCTCGAACTTGTGTAAGAAAAGATGCCCATACACTTTGTGCAAGTGCGGCGATAATCGGACAAAAGCTCCCCGAGTTACAACTCGGAAGACCTATCTTAGAATATAACTAAAAGCATCCCGATAGCAGCTCAAGCGAGACCTTATCGAGTTCCAAGTCAGAAAAATATATCGGATTTATCGATATTTATCCGATATTGCCTTGCTGACTACAGGGTTAAATACGTTCAAGTAACTGTTTACTCAGTAGCCGCTCAACGTTGTAAACATGTAGATTACTCATCATTCTCTccatttttatcattcaaacCTCAGGGTAAAATAATGAATTCCGATTTTCCTTAAGATTAACAATTCCACAAGATAGATACTTGTTCCTTCTTCCACAAAATACTTACAGAAAATAACCCAGCAAATAATGCGACGTATATAACGATGATTTCGTACTTAACCAATAATTCATATACATAgtatttttatcaagaacagaaatttaaacaaaaagaaattaagtttttatcaGAAATTTTCCTTTTGTGACCATTTTAACAGCCAACTATACCTTTATATGTGGACACTAGCATTCGAAGCATGTTTAAGATGTGTcgttcataaaatgtttaacaataaataattgctAAATAAGCCACAATATGAACTTTAGGGCgtttaaattgtaaatgttcaatgtttttatcataGTGAAATGACATAGCGTTTGAATCATTATCGCTCTTCCTTCAGTTTTGGAACAATTAGGTGATATCTAATCAACGTTACTAACGGTAAATGTGTGGGCTGTATATCTAGCGAAGTGGTCTCTGGGTACTAAACACCGagataaatgtataaatatttttcttaaatggtACATGATTCGCgacaaatttatatttgtttgatcGATATGTTATCCGAATTATAATTGATCTTTTGTTGGAATACAGCGTTTCAAGCCTCGGCATTCGGAACACCACAAAAATGGGCCGGACTACAAGAGGCGGGAAGATAAcccaaaaactaaaatattgatTCTCATCAATCAGCTTTAAGtatcaaacaacatttttatgtataaattcAATCTCTATAGAGGCGAAGCGTGTCCCGACCATTAGAAGCAAACATAAACTGTAAACCAACTAGGTccgttttaaaacataatatgataaaataactgACATACATTTAAGATATTGTCCTAAGGTTATTTAGCGTGACCTTAACGTAAGTATGCAACAGAAAACCCGAAATACATTCTTAAACGATTAGTGAAGCAATTAATTAATCTTGATAAGATTTACTCTGCAAATGCATAATGTAACCCCGCAAGGTACTAACCTTTGAATGTCCTTTAAAGTCGTAGGCTTGCATATCTCTTAGAATGTCCATTGTTTTAGGGAGTCTGCGAATGGCGGATGACCTCGATACTGAATCAATACCGAACAAGATGACGCTCAAGTGTTGTGGTGATTCCTTTTTGACTGGGTTGTCGCGATGAACGGACGTTGGTGAAATATTGGAGAATAAATTCTTGTAAATAATTGCTTCAGAGCTGTTGCGGCAGGTGACCAGGTAAACGTCAAACGGCAGCGTTGCTGGTAACTCCAACGGAATTGTGTTATTCATTCTGACATCCTTATCACCGTCAACGCGCAATATTGTCTGATAATAGCACCTCAAAGTAGATTGTGTAACATTTGCAATACGAAATGCACTTTGATTAAACGCTAAAGTATTATTGTCCAACTGGTATATAAGAAATACGAACGATTTGCATGCTAACGGTTCAGCTTTTGGTAAAAAATCACGAAGAGATCTATCGAAAGGGTCTAAAATTGGTATGGAACATCCATATGAATCATATGTAATATTAgggaaaatatcatttttctgaaTCAGAATCAAAGCACAAGTAAACACAAAACTAAATATTAGCAAAATCAGAAAGAAACGCATTTTGATTATCTTCATTTTCACTTATCCGTTATATTCGTTTATTAAACCTACTATCAGCTCCGTTTCATGCTAATGAACTGGAAATCAAACACAAGAAATGTTAACGACGAGGTGACTAGAATAATCGTATACAAACCTagaattttgtaaacattggaAACAGCTTTGTCTTTATGAAGTCTTTCAAAACTTCAATATCTTTGTTATcgtttatgtaaataatttatctGTTACCCTTGGGCTTATTTACTTAGTAAACGCCATGATGggttcgatatttattcatatacgGAGAAAAAacctaaaacaaacaaagagtATTTGAAGTACATTATGAAGAGaataatttcacaaatataaaatacataaatacacaattaCGAACGACATGCTAAATAGTAATTAagacatttgaaaatataaagagGCTTACCAGGACAGCTatgatgtttttataatttagtcAAGTTTAGTATAGAAATAATGATCTGTCTCTTACGAGAAGCAAATGAGAGGTAACATAAAGAAGAAAGGAAAgggacaaaagataaaataaattgtgataGACcgtgaataaaacaattatgttagTAAAAAGTGTTCACTGCCATGACAGGATAATTAGTATTCACACTCAAGCTAATCCGCCCGGGAAAGCATTTCTCACGAAATGTGAATTTACCATAAGCATACACCCCTGGTCTCCTATTAAGATAACTAAAACTACTTAGATGAATCCGGAAACTAATCAAATGATAAGTAGCTTTTCCTTACAGAATTTTAAACAACACAACGAATAGCATTAAGGAAAAGTGGCAATGTCATGATAAATATGGGATATAATTGTTGTATGAACTGTAACTTAAGATATAGCAGTTGTCGCCCTTATAAACGAAACCGACAGCAGGTTATGACTCGTTGActttaattaattgaaatactTAATTATACACACTTGCTAAATCTGTGCATCTTTTAAGCTACATAGAACAAAAATGAGAATAATCTAATTTTTCCAAGTGAATTTGGAAAATACACAGTGAAATGTAATAACACAGCACAGAAAATCTCTGCTgcaatttaagcaaaataaagataaaagaaaACACAGCAAAGCATATAATTGCAATATGAAGCAAAAGGCACAAACATTTATAGAAACGTAATAGCACATactaataagaaaataatgtttgaagtGAACAATAAGGCAATTGTGTAgaaaatttaaagttaaatggACACCATGAAatctgaattaaaataaatattaaaggcaCAGAAATAACTTTACGAATGAaattcaattacattttatgGGATTATTACTACTCGACAATGCGCTCAATGTCTTTTATAAATAGTACAGACATgacaatacattgtatattatagtaatttttttttttacaaaagatacCAATCTGAACAAATGATACACACGAATACTACAAAATGTCAATTAAACCTTTAAAGGTTGAATATAATTCACAATGGAAAAACGTATATGAAAACATAGAAATTTAAGGagataaactaaataaaataaaactcttCGAATGGATTTACGACCAATGCATTCACAACTGTAATAGGGGAACTAGACGAATAACTCAATATCCATATATGTCAGGTGGTTTCCTGGCTCGTCTCGGCCTCGGCTGCGGTTGTTCAGGGGCAACAGAACTAGTATATGAACCTTGAATAGGATCAAGAGAAGCAAAATATTGGGGATTCGTATCTATCGAAGGTGATCTCATAAAAGGAGTCGTAGGGTCGACAGTAATAGGGCTGGAGTATGGAAGACGAGCGAGTTTAGGTAGTCTACGCTGAGGAATGATGTAGCAGAAAGAAGGCATGGTTTCAGAGGAAGACGAATCAGAATCATCGTCAGTATCTGCTACAACAAGAGCTCTGGTAGGCGGTTTTCTCCTATGAGCAAGAGTATGGACAGACTTTTCAAGAGGAATGGAAATGAATACAAGAACAAAGTCTCTATGAAGAGTTTTAACTGGACTTTTCCTACATTCTTGCTGAACTTTGAAGACCGGAACATCTGGATTGGGGATATCCAGAATAAAGTGGGTAGATAAGAGTCAATAGAATGTTAAGGATGACGACCGAAAAAAAGAAGGTGAGGAGAGAAAGAAGTAGAATCATATCTAGTAGATATAGTAGAATTGTAGGCTTGGACTAGGGGACCAATGTGACTTTTCCAATCAGCCTTCTGATATTCTTCCAGAGTACCAAGCATCTTTAAAAGTTGCATCGGACAAAAATTACCATAGGGACAAGTTGAGAGGAATGAGTGACTTGTGTTATGCGACAAACGCAGCATAAACAGAAGTTAATTATTGAGTCAAAATCTTTCTCCATGCCAGGCCAATAAAACCTTTGGCGGGCTAACCAGAGAGACCTCTCTTTACCTGGATGGCCAACATCACAATGAGCccaattgaaacaaatattccGATATGCTGAAGGAACAACCAGTTGCCATCATGTGTGGCAGCCCTATATAGAACTCCATCCTCCATCACCAACCGTTTCCTTTCACGGAGTAATCTCTGGACTCGAGGAGGCTCTAAGGTACTTTCCTCCCCTGACTGAAAATGGCCAAACATGATGCCCATGACACGGGATAAAGTAGAATCTTCACGTTGCTCCTTAAACCATGGAACCTGAagaaattcatttgaaaattcaACATCTTCACCAGCATCATTTTGAACTGGAGTAGAGGCAAGAACTTCAATGGAGGAAATAGAATCTACTGCAGCAGCACAAATGGTGTCGATGGCATCAGAAAACAGTTGACGGCTGAGTCCATCTGCGTCCAAGTTGGTGGAACCTGACTTGTACTGAATAGAGAAGTTATACGTAGACAGAGAAACCACCCAACTTAGCTGTGCAGCATCAAGTTTAGCAGAGGAATGCACACGTGAGAGGAGTATTGTCGGTCTTAACAACAAACTCATTGCCATAAAAATAGTCATGAAATTTGTCTGTTACTGACTATTTGAGAGCAAGAAATTCAAGTTTGTGGATTGGATAATGTTTCTCAGCAGGACGAAGACCTCTACTGGCATatgcaataactctttcaacaCCATCGCGGACTTGGATGAGAACTGCACCAAGGCCTCGAGTGCTAGCATCACAGTGAACTGCAAAGGGAAGAGAGAAATCTGCAATAGCAAGGATAGGAGATTCAGTAAGTTTAGATATCAGAGTGTCCAAAgcatgttgttgttcttctCCCCACTGCCATAAAACAGAAACTTTGGGGTGTGACCTCTTGGACCTTTTGGATGTAGGATGACCTTCTAGGAGATTGTTCAAGTGCTGGGCTATCTGGGCGTAGTCTTTCACGAAACGGCGATAGTACCCTGTGAATCCAAGGAAAGCACGTAGATATTTGATGTTGGAAGGCACTGGCCAATTTCTGACAGTCAAAGTCTTCTCAGGATCTATATGTATTCCTTCATGACTAATAACACGCCCAAGCTATTCTACTGAGGTTTTGAATAGCTCGCACAAGGAAGGTTCAAGCTTTAAGCCATGCTTGGCAAGCCTAACGAAAACAGCTTCTAATCGATTAATATGTTCCTCAAAAGTTTAAGTAAAGATAAGAATATCACCCATAAAGAAACCAAGATTACCAACAAAAAATGCAGTTTTCTTCCTGCCTTGCTCCTCTATCTCAACTTGCCAATAGGCAGACCTTATATCTAGCTTGGAAAAGAACTTTTAACCTGCAACCTCCATATTTCTTTATACCGAGGTCTACGTTTGAAGAGTAAGGATTATCAGATGGACGAATGACACCACAATCAACTATATCCTTCAGATGCTGTTTGACTTCTTCATGCATGGAAGCTGGAATCTTTCGATAAGGCTGCTTGAAAGGACGATCGTCAGTTAAAACATTCGTGTGTTTAACAAGGTTGCGGCATCCAGTATCTGTCAAGCCTTTAGAAAATACTTGTGTCCAATTACCAAGTACCTGCCGTGTTGTTCAGGAGTAACATGTGGTATGAATTCTTAAACCCAGTTGTTCAGCTTCTGACAAAGGACTATCAGATTCAGAAGGTGAAGTAGAATATGAAGTATCAGAACAATCAGAATGAAAAGATGACAAGTTATCTTCAACACTAACTTCAGAAATTTTGCACAAGTTGGATTTGTACAGGTACTTTGGAATATGAATCATTATGTGTAAGTTTAACTAACTGAGGACATACAAGaaattcattaatttcaatattttcagtaGCACATGATTTAAAATCTGCACCTCACACAATGCCATTGAGAACTGATGTCTCATACGGACCAACTTCGATGGTACGATTGTTGGTTGACCGCACCGTGCAAGGATGACACGTCAAGAAGTCAAAAGCAATTTCCCAAACATGTATAATATCAAAAGAAGCAGA is from Mya arenaria isolate MELC-2E11 chromosome 9, ASM2691426v1 and encodes:
- the LOC128246349 gene encoding uncharacterized protein LOC128246349, coding for MNNTIPLELPATLPFDVYLVTCRNSSEAIIYKNLFSNISPTSVHRDNPVKKESPQHLSVILFGIDSVSRSSAIRRLPKTMDILRDMQAYDFKGHSKVGENTFPNMIPLLTGLNESEVDLPNMPYMDTLPFMWNNYSKKGYATFYAEDTPYMEDTFNRVKGGFQDPPTDHYMRPYQLALRNAKKIKYPYISYNCYNGMSRHSLQINYLKQFLDLYKGKRRFALSMINVLCHNTEKNLQYGDDDLHDFLRWMENEGHLNNVVFIIFGDHGNRLSKIRRTPVGYLEDRMPLLQMIIPEQLKARHATVHESLLANTNRLTTHFDLHQTIVDVLKQRFSRPSIAYHEGKVRGISLFQTIPLARTCRDACIPVTYCVCDKIIEEPTSHALAKTMSETGVQMLNQIMFSEDRCAKLTFHKTTSVRRYLRTIKKIGRIRTAFSLFLDAEDSDMYLVQFQTIPGFGIFEATFGVFQDGGVRVEGDIYRVNMYGNQSACVVDFVEAMVGGCLRDERDGDMVWDAFDGKVTDIPGSFDVEPYILRPAERQ